A single window of Bombus affinis isolate iyBomAffi1 chromosome 15, iyBomAffi1.2, whole genome shotgun sequence DNA harbors:
- the LOC126925074 gene encoding neurofilament medium polypeptide-like, whose translation MAVKLKKPVRSVVARKGQITKETKETARSGSPRAAAGRLRKLDKSRLKGKKIKRKLRLKGWLATPADWARFNAWAKFNAIPKKLPQPEPIVRPSKPLSQLKKRIKMLSKPKERIDESIHCKLDLAISKAALKAIPSKRTILLSLPNIKLVDFGRVYYKVSPAALNYQASQRIIELSLPRVILPEECKPSRLMLHEKRELDEDRLRKLALAKKLLDCPEQLTKEEIEELFTPYGIKRTALSYQITPWLSFLAVPSYKTIKDKKDKQSKAFKKMIIEEGEKRGRRAFAEYREKEEGERRGKKRKSDDTNGKATEAEEGEEEVFKSEEEERKAKRRKLEKHAWRFAPHPCVDDPTRITKAALNAKASARMEELAKPNIHKTKTIRTDAFTVKKSALAATASGRVESLAKPPRPRSPVEKRPPREKDKYGRPIFEMPVYGKVLPKTKPYKMGECPEPKKKRVVKKRPIDPIIYEATYDPCIYPDFAKKQKMERKRAEKLLDVTKYFY comes from the exons ATGGCtgtaaaactaaaaaaacccgTAAGGAGCGTGGTTGCGAGGAAAGGTCAAATTACGAAGGAAACGAAGGAAACAGCAAGAAGCGGATCCCCTAGAGCAGCAGCTGGCAGATTAAGAAAACTAGATAAGTCGAGACTCAAGGGGAA AAAAATTAAACGTAAATTACGATTGAAAGGATGGCTAGCGACGCCGGCTGATTGGGCGCGTTTCAATGCCTGGGCGAAATTCAATGCTATACCGAAAAAGCTTCCGCAACCTGAGCCTATA GTTCGGCCATCGAAGCCATTATCTCAGCTAAAGAAAAGAATCAAAATGTTGTCCAAACCGAAGGAAAGAATCGACGAAAGCATTCACTGCAAATTAGACCTCGCTATCTCGAAAGCGGCACTGAAAGCAATTCCATCTAAGAGAACGATTTTGTTGTCTCTACCAAATATAAAACTGGTCGATTTTGGTCGAGTTTATTACAAGGTTTCGCCAGCAGCATTAAACTACCAGGCATCTCAAAGAATCATCGAGCTAAGCTTGCCCCGTGTCATTCTTCCCGAAGAATGCAAACCATCCAGATTGATGTTGCATGAGAAACGGGAGCTGGACGAAGACAGACTGAGGAAGTTGGCTTTAGCGAAGAAATTGCTCGATTGTCCTGAACAATTAACCAAAGAAGAAATAGAGGAGCTATTTACACCTTATGGCATAAAACGAACTGCGCTTTCCTATCAA ATTACGCCTTGGTTAAGTTTTCTGGCTGTACCATCGTACAAgacgataaaagataaaaaggacAAACAGTCAAAAGCTTTTAAGAAGATGATAATCGAGGAAGGGGAGAAGAGAGGTAGAAGAGCTTTCGCTGAATACAGGGAAAAGGAAGAGGGCGAGAGAAGAGGAAAAAAGCGTAAGTCCGACGATACGAATGGAAAAGCTACAGAAGCGGAAGAAGGAGAGGAGGAAGTGTTTAAAAGTGAAGAGGAAGAGCGGAAAGCTAAAAGAAGAAAACTCGAGAAACACGCTTGGAGATTCGCACCGCATCCATGCGTAGATGATCCCACACGCATCACGAAAGCAGCTTTGAATGCTAAAG CATCCGCACGTATGGAAGAATTGGCCAAACCAAATATTCATAAAACTAAGACTATCAGAACTGATGCTTTTACCGTGAAAAAAAGTGCTTTGGCGGCTACAGCTTCTGGAAGAGTTGAATCTTTGGCGAAACCACCGAGACCTCGAAGTCCTGTTGAAAAAAGACCGCCGCGTGAAAAAGATAAATATGGTAGACCGATATTCGAGATGCCT GTTTACGGCAAAGTTTTGCCAAAAACAAAGCCATATAAAATGGGCGAATGTCCAGAGCCGAAGAAGAAGCGGGTTGTTAAAAAGCGGCCGATTGATCCGATTATTTACGAAGCAACCTATGATCCTTGTATCTATCCAGACTTTGCAAAAAAGCAGAAAATGGAAAGGAAACGAGCTGAGAAATTATTGG ATGTTACCAAATACTTTTACTGA